A genomic segment from Fuerstiella sp. encodes:
- a CDS encoding MFS transporter yields the protein MSNLSGSMETNPGDSPVDSLADTGIAGLVASPIFAGVVITQFLGAFNDNYFKQIVLLKCVEFERVTREQTGSGIDLQPYAMFAFALPFVLLSGLGGYLSDRCSRQRVIVLCKVAEIAVMACVLIVLLTGDISTHFRLVLLIGVLAMMGGQSALFGPSKYGILPELFSRNQLLPVNGAVQMTTFLAIIFGMALAGIALDVLEDSLWYASVIAVGIAFAGTLSSLLIRRTQPTHSELPLRLEMLFVPRETWRLIWNRPVLRNCLMMAMLFWFIGGVTQPAVNSLGELTYGLSKTRTSLLAASIGVGIGVGCLTAGIFSWNSGDGSMWVRAGGWMIVLALAVTAFVSSGLAGSPLPSDIPKSIPVELFQADRMEWMLRGSLFFLGFSAGVFMIPIQVYIQSAPPANQKGRVIGALNLLSWLGILASAVFIKISNLVTDYLDGAESAYRLRYLVFAALAVVMIPGAMFFRLDTGTESLGQQQQNDE from the coding sequence ATGTCGAATCTGTCTGGCTCAATGGAAACGAATCCGGGCGATTCACCTGTCGACTCATTGGCAGATACAGGAATAGCCGGTCTGGTCGCCAGCCCCATCTTTGCGGGAGTCGTGATCACGCAGTTTCTGGGGGCGTTTAATGACAACTATTTCAAACAGATTGTGCTGTTGAAGTGTGTTGAGTTCGAACGTGTCACCAGGGAACAAACGGGTTCAGGAATCGATCTTCAGCCTTATGCGATGTTTGCGTTTGCGCTTCCTTTCGTGCTGCTGTCAGGGCTGGGTGGATATCTCTCCGACCGCTGTTCAAGACAGCGAGTGATTGTCCTGTGCAAAGTTGCTGAGATCGCTGTGATGGCATGTGTCCTGATTGTTCTGCTGACGGGCGATATTTCGACACATTTCCGGTTAGTCCTGCTGATTGGTGTCCTGGCAATGATGGGTGGCCAGAGTGCTTTGTTTGGTCCTTCGAAGTACGGGATTCTTCCGGAACTTTTTTCACGCAATCAGCTGTTGCCGGTCAACGGAGCGGTCCAGATGACGACCTTTCTGGCCATCATTTTCGGGATGGCACTGGCCGGAATTGCCCTGGATGTACTGGAAGACTCGTTGTGGTATGCCAGCGTGATCGCGGTAGGAATTGCGTTCGCAGGGACACTCAGTTCACTTCTGATCCGACGCACCCAACCGACTCACTCTGAGTTACCGTTACGGTTGGAAATGTTGTTTGTTCCGCGAGAAACCTGGCGACTGATTTGGAACAGACCCGTGTTGCGAAACTGTTTGATGATGGCCATGCTCTTCTGGTTTATTGGTGGTGTGACACAGCCGGCGGTGAACAGTCTGGGAGAACTCACTTACGGACTGAGTAAGACTCGCACCAGTCTGCTGGCCGCGTCCATCGGTGTGGGAATCGGCGTTGGTTGTCTGACTGCGGGTATATTCAGCTGGAATTCGGGTGACGGTTCGATGTGGGTCAGGGCTGGCGGCTGGATGATTGTGCTGGCACTGGCTGTGACTGCTTTCGTCAGCAGTGGACTGGCCGGATCTCCCCTGCCGTCAGATATACCAAAATCGATTCCGGTGGAATTGTTTCAGGCGGACAGGATGGAATGGATGCTGCGTGGCAGTTTGTTCTTTCTGGGATTCTCGGCAGGTGTTTTCATGATTCCCATTCAGGTATACATCCAGTCAGCACCACCGGCGAATCAGAAAGGAAGAGTCATTGGAGCACTCAATTTGCTGAGCTGGCTTGGTATCCTGGCATCGGCCGTGTTCATCAAAATTTCAAATCTTGTGACAGATTACCTGGACGGTGCCGAATCAGCCTACCGCCTGAGATATCTGGTATTTGCAGCACTTGCCGTGGTCATGATTCCCGGGGCGATGTTTTTTCGGCTGGATACCGGAACAGAGTCATTGGGCCAACAACAGCAGAATGATGAATAA
- a CDS encoding carbon starvation protein A has product MTLLVAALSFIGFIVAYHTYGRWLSRRIFRTDPTAVVPSVELQDDVDYVPTNRHVLFGHHFTSIAGTGPIVGPAIAVFWGWLPALLWVVLGSIFVGAVHDFAALVISLRNQGQTIGEVAGRLINPRARLLFLLILFFALTIVLAIFGLVIASIFTIYPESVLSVWVAMPVAVGVGLWVHRRQGSLLMPSIAALAILYGSVLLGVYTDFFQLHLPEWLWIAGSPVITWTVVLMGYCFIASVLPVWVLLQPRDFINSQQLLVALALLIGGFVVACLTGQADLADSAPAVATVVPADAPPIFPFLFITIACGACSGFHCLVSSGTSSKQISSEADAQYVGYGSMLLEGALAVLVILACCAGLGMGSIDNSGGEWAPVVSENGGAVVGREAWRKVYEADSSWAGFSLGAKIGAFVQGGANFVNALGIPLKLGVGIIAVLVACFAATTLDTATRLQRYVIQELAGTLHLQPLSGKYAATLCAVTLGTLVAMIPGGPNHEAGKGGLILWPLFGATNQLLAGLAFLVLVFYLARRGLPVLFALIPAFAMSILPTVALFWQLFNSETGWLGHGQWLLTGFALAILALQAWMVLECVLLYPRIRGVIEEEVQPLTPAHGGTG; this is encoded by the coding sequence ATGACATTGTTGGTCGCTGCTTTGTCGTTTATCGGATTTATCGTTGCCTACCACACATATGGTCGCTGGTTGTCCCGGCGTATTTTTCGTACTGATCCGACGGCGGTTGTACCGTCAGTCGAGCTTCAGGATGACGTAGACTATGTGCCCACCAATCGTCATGTGCTGTTCGGTCATCACTTTACCAGTATCGCCGGTACAGGGCCTATTGTTGGCCCGGCCATTGCCGTCTTCTGGGGCTGGCTGCCGGCATTGCTGTGGGTCGTCCTGGGATCGATCTTTGTCGGTGCGGTCCATGATTTCGCGGCACTCGTAATTTCACTGAGAAATCAGGGACAGACGATTGGCGAAGTTGCGGGGCGACTGATCAATCCCCGGGCACGACTTTTATTTTTACTGATTCTGTTTTTTGCTCTGACGATTGTTTTGGCGATTTTTGGTCTGGTGATCGCCAGCATCTTCACGATTTATCCGGAGTCTGTGCTTTCCGTGTGGGTTGCGATGCCGGTTGCCGTTGGAGTGGGGTTGTGGGTGCATCGACGTCAGGGCAGCCTGCTGATGCCGTCGATTGCGGCACTGGCAATTCTGTATGGTTCCGTTCTGCTGGGGGTCTACACCGACTTTTTTCAGCTGCACCTGCCTGAGTGGCTGTGGATCGCGGGATCTCCGGTGATTACCTGGACTGTGGTTCTGATGGGTTACTGCTTCATCGCGTCGGTGTTGCCTGTCTGGGTGCTGCTTCAGCCGAGAGATTTCATCAACAGTCAGCAATTGCTGGTCGCTCTGGCACTTCTGATCGGAGGGTTCGTCGTTGCGTGTCTGACAGGTCAGGCTGATCTGGCGGACAGCGCTCCGGCAGTTGCGACCGTCGTTCCGGCGGACGCTCCTCCGATTTTTCCGTTCCTGTTTATTACGATTGCCTGTGGTGCGTGCAGTGGATTTCACTGTCTGGTGAGCAGTGGAACGAGCAGCAAACAAATCAGCAGTGAAGCCGATGCTCAGTACGTTGGATATGGATCAATGCTCCTTGAAGGGGCGCTCGCGGTGCTCGTTATTCTGGCGTGCTGTGCCGGACTGGGAATGGGAAGTATTGACAACTCAGGTGGTGAGTGGGCACCGGTGGTGTCAGAGAACGGCGGTGCTGTTGTCGGGCGGGAAGCCTGGCGAAAGGTTTATGAAGCCGACAGCAGCTGGGCCGGCTTCAGTCTGGGTGCGAAGATTGGTGCATTTGTTCAGGGAGGAGCGAACTTCGTGAATGCCCTGGGGATTCCACTGAAACTTGGGGTGGGAATCATTGCGGTGCTGGTGGCCTGTTTTGCGGCGACAACGCTTGATACGGCGACTCGTCTTCAGCGGTACGTAATTCAGGAACTTGCCGGCACGCTGCATCTGCAGCCTCTGTCAGGCAAATATGCAGCGACGCTGTGTGCTGTGACGCTGGGAACTCTGGTGGCCATGATTCCTGGCGGACCAAATCACGAAGCCGGCAAAGGGGGATTAATTCTGTGGCCTCTGTTCGGGGCGACCAACCAGTTGCTGGCCGGTCTCGCCTTCCTGGTCCTGGTGTTTTATCTGGCTCGTCGCGGGTTGCCGGTTTTGTTTGCACTAATCCCTGCGTTTGCGATGTCGATCCTGCCGACTGTTGCCTTATTCTGGCAGTTGTTCAACAGTGAAACCGGCTGGTTAGGGCATGGCCAGTGGTTGTTGACAGGATTCGCACTGGCAATTCTTGCTTTGCAGGCCTGGATGGTGCTGGAATGTGTGTTGCTGTATCCAAGGATTCGCGGCGTTATCGAAGAAGAGGTTCAGCCACTGACTCCAGCTCATGGCGGGACAGGATGA
- a CDS encoding DNA translocase FtsK produces the protein MFDFERFRNDALALGLLALVVFVGLSFLSYDPADPPSDLIFPVRRSPLNICGSLGADIAFYGRHLLGFGVWVAMAAVVAWDMRLLSRDKTRGNLLSLTGTLILVIFGCVALQLAAPTFDSGSTWGSGGMAGAVGGTLLTHFCAPTGVIIVVTCGLISGWMLSPLWHLTNPGLKLAATPVAIVSTATGLLRLQPAWRSSIEETSNHPDQNTSRLANIEEEEEEEEESSWDDEPLDSEEESASLRINPPVALTVHAPAEPRMQREYQLPEIELLDPPEDFDYEYLAKKARLAAATLESTFQQFGLNIKVSEVDTGPVITQFELELEPGLRLSKVTALEDDLAIALRVPSVRVVAPIPGKNTVGVEVPNENQVTVRLQELLLTAGSEIEKLKIPLLVGKDVSGHPMVVDLAKMPHLLIAGRTGTGKSVCLNSLILSMLMTRTPDEVKMLMIDPKMVELSPYKNLPHLMHPVITDMKKAEAVLAWAVDKMEERYDLLARVGVRHLDGFNKLSRGKILDRLGISELHEEAENIPHKMPYIVIVADEMADLMMTSGKDVEAHIIRLAQKSRAVGIHLVLATQKPTVDVITGLIKSNLPARISFQVASKMDSRVVLDEGGAERLLGCGDMLYLAPGTSSVSRAQGTFVSDDEITDVIDFFGDLEPDYSEELQQIVAGSSTSGGGGDNAPRQADDLYENAIDVVVREGRGSVSLLQRCLGIGYGRAARMIDWMAEDGVVGEYNGAQAREVIYSPEQWETVKASRES, from the coding sequence ATGTTTGACTTCGAAAGATTCAGAAACGACGCACTTGCCCTGGGGCTTCTGGCTCTGGTGGTGTTCGTTGGGTTGAGTTTTCTGAGTTACGATCCGGCTGACCCGCCATCTGACCTTATATTTCCGGTACGTCGGTCACCACTGAATATTTGCGGAAGCTTGGGAGCAGACATCGCATTTTACGGGCGACATTTGCTTGGGTTCGGTGTGTGGGTCGCGATGGCTGCTGTGGTGGCGTGGGATATGAGACTGCTGTCACGCGACAAGACACGCGGCAACCTGCTGTCTCTGACCGGAACTCTGATTCTGGTGATCTTCGGCTGCGTAGCGTTACAGCTGGCGGCTCCCACATTCGATTCCGGCTCCACATGGGGAAGCGGCGGCATGGCAGGTGCCGTGGGCGGAACATTGCTGACGCATTTTTGCGCCCCGACCGGTGTCATCATCGTGGTGACCTGCGGCCTGATTTCGGGATGGATGCTGTCGCCACTGTGGCACCTCACCAATCCGGGGCTGAAGCTTGCTGCTACCCCCGTCGCAATCGTATCGACGGCCACCGGTCTGTTGCGATTGCAGCCGGCCTGGCGATCATCGATCGAGGAAACCAGCAATCATCCCGATCAAAATACATCCCGATTGGCTAATATCGAAGAAGAAGAAGAAGAAGAAGAAGAAAGTTCCTGGGATGATGAGCCGCTCGACTCAGAGGAGGAATCTGCCAGTCTGAGAATTAATCCACCTGTGGCTTTGACTGTGCACGCCCCGGCTGAACCACGAATGCAGCGCGAATACCAACTGCCGGAAATCGAGCTGCTCGATCCGCCGGAAGACTTTGATTACGAATATTTGGCGAAAAAAGCTCGTCTCGCTGCCGCAACCCTTGAGAGTACATTCCAGCAGTTTGGCCTGAACATCAAGGTATCGGAAGTTGATACCGGCCCAGTGATCACTCAGTTTGAATTGGAACTCGAACCCGGTTTGCGCCTGAGCAAAGTCACAGCCCTGGAAGATGACCTTGCCATTGCACTGCGGGTGCCGTCGGTTCGCGTCGTGGCACCGATCCCTGGCAAGAATACAGTTGGCGTCGAAGTCCCCAATGAGAATCAAGTGACCGTTCGGCTTCAGGAACTACTGCTGACCGCCGGCAGTGAGATCGAAAAACTTAAGATTCCACTGCTCGTGGGAAAAGACGTGAGCGGCCATCCCATGGTCGTGGATCTGGCTAAAATGCCCCATCTGCTGATCGCAGGACGAACGGGGACCGGAAAGAGCGTCTGCCTGAACAGTCTCATCCTGTCCATGTTGATGACACGGACTCCGGACGAAGTCAAAATGCTGATGATCGACCCCAAGATGGTTGAACTCAGCCCGTACAAAAATCTGCCGCATCTCATGCATCCGGTTATTACGGACATGAAAAAGGCAGAGGCTGTTCTGGCGTGGGCCGTTGATAAAATGGAGGAACGCTACGATCTTCTGGCGCGGGTCGGCGTACGTCATCTCGATGGCTTCAACAAGCTTAGCCGAGGAAAAATCCTGGATCGACTGGGGATCAGCGAGTTACATGAAGAAGCAGAGAATATCCCTCACAAGATGCCGTACATCGTGATTGTTGCCGATGAAATGGCTGATCTGATGATGACATCCGGTAAGGATGTTGAAGCGCACATCATACGTCTGGCCCAGAAATCCCGAGCTGTTGGTATTCACTTGGTACTGGCCACCCAAAAGCCAACCGTCGATGTGATCACTGGTCTGATCAAATCGAACCTGCCGGCACGGATTTCATTTCAGGTTGCCAGCAAGATGGACAGTCGTGTTGTTCTGGATGAAGGTGGCGCCGAACGGCTGCTGGGATGTGGCGACATGTTGTATCTCGCTCCCGGAACCAGCAGCGTGTCCCGAGCACAGGGCACATTCGTCAGCGACGATGAAATCACCGATGTCATTGACTTCTTTGGCGACCTGGAACCGGATTACAGTGAAGAACTGCAACAGATTGTAGCGGGCAGCTCCACATCAGGCGGAGGCGGGGATAACGCACCACGACAGGCCGATGATCTGTACGAGAACGCCATTGATGTCGTGGTCAGGGAAGGGCGAGGCAGCGTTTCCCTGCTCCAGCGATGTCTGGGCATCGGCTACGGTCGTGCCGCCAGAATGATCGACTGGATGGCCGAAGACGGAGTCGTTGGTGAATACAACGGTGCTCAGGCCCGCGAAGTTATTTATTCACCGGAACAGTGGGAAACGGTGAAAGCCTCTCGCGAATCATAA
- a CDS encoding dihydrodipicolinate synthase family protein codes for MTALVNAEWYLFWKGTVSVDREKLKNRLSGCYVTVPTMFQDEDLELNLPAIRRHVQFLREGGINEDTAVLLAGGAAGDFSTMSFSERLQVAETVIEAADGRVPVAMGAQTTNTRELIELARAAERLGADYIQVSPPFYFGHTEEDFFEFVAAAAQAADVGIIVYNTYWTSTGVSTEMVERLAEIPNMVGLKWATADATWMTFESVVAQFSDRLSIIDNQNRFLTSHILGARSIELHICNHWPQFGVKLWQLLEEQRYVEAQQQMMRVILPFMQLWAEMEQHTSGDGYLDKLCMELVGLDSSRCRPPTRDIREKFQEQTRRMLLDCGTPNVQQ; via the coding sequence ATGACAGCTCTGGTAAATGCTGAATGGTATCTGTTTTGGAAGGGAACTGTTTCTGTGGACCGTGAGAAACTGAAAAATCGATTATCCGGCTGCTATGTCACCGTTCCCACTATGTTTCAGGATGAGGACCTGGAACTGAATTTACCGGCCATCCGCAGACACGTGCAGTTTCTTCGCGAGGGAGGAATCAACGAGGACACGGCCGTCCTGCTGGCCGGTGGTGCTGCCGGTGATTTTTCCACAATGAGTTTTTCAGAGCGTTTGCAGGTTGCGGAAACTGTCATCGAGGCAGCTGACGGCAGGGTGCCGGTGGCCATGGGCGCGCAAACCACAAACACCCGCGAACTGATCGAACTGGCTCGAGCCGCCGAACGACTGGGAGCGGACTACATTCAGGTCTCTCCGCCGTTTTATTTCGGGCATACAGAAGAGGACTTCTTTGAATTCGTTGCTGCCGCCGCACAGGCCGCAGACGTAGGTATCATTGTCTACAACACCTACTGGACCAGTACGGGGGTTTCCACGGAAATGGTGGAACGACTGGCAGAGATTCCGAATATGGTCGGACTCAAATGGGCGACTGCGGACGCCACGTGGATGACGTTTGAATCTGTCGTGGCCCAGTTTTCAGATCGACTGAGCATCATCGATAATCAGAACCGCTTCCTGACCAGCCACATTCTTGGCGCCAGGAGTATTGAGCTTCATATCTGTAACCACTGGCCACAGTTCGGTGTAAAGCTTTGGCAGTTGCTGGAAGAACAACGCTATGTCGAAGCCCAACAGCAAATGATGCGGGTCATTCTGCCCTTTATGCAACTCTGGGCCGAGATGGAGCAACACACCAGTGGCGACGGTTACCTCGACAAACTTTGTATGGAGCTGGTGGGCCTCGACTCCAGCCGCTGTCGTCCTCCCACACGCGACATCCGTGAAAAATTTCAAGAGCAGACGCGCCGGATGCTGCTGGATTGCGGTACTCCGAATGTTCAGCAGTAA
- the glgC gene encoding glucose-1-phosphate adenylyltransferase yields the protein MNDVLTVILAGGKGARLDPLTRDRSKPAVPFGGYFRIIDFVLSNCINSGLRRILVVTQYKAASLERHIESGWHFLSAELGEFIRVRPPEQRVDENWYQGTADALYQNIYAIEQQRPSHVLILSGDHIYRMNYSGFVHDHMQSEAECTVACLPVLCRDGRRFGVMQADDSGRILSFREKPDNPDPIVGDPSRCLASMGIYLFRTEFLFERLCEDANRLGSHRDFGKDIIPSIIDEHVVRAWSFVDSNTGDSAYWKDVGTIDSYYEASMDLISVHPKLNLYDPAWPFRSAQPPLPPPKFVFNDDTSGLPRVGRATDSMVCAGSVISGGMVDRCIIGPRVRVNSYAEVKDSILYGDVHIGRYCRVRRAIIDKGVQIPENTRIGYDAEEDRANNLTISDSGIVIVPQNAKFRRPGTSASVKEPHLLRNESRVPKRVRGCGHDQ from the coding sequence TTGAACGACGTTCTGACAGTCATCCTGGCCGGTGGTAAGGGCGCCCGACTGGATCCACTGACACGCGACAGAAGTAAGCCGGCTGTGCCGTTTGGGGGCTACTTTCGCATCATTGATTTCGTGCTGTCCAACTGTATCAACAGCGGGCTTCGCAGAATTCTGGTGGTCACTCAGTATAAGGCGGCCAGTCTCGAACGTCATATTGAAAGCGGCTGGCATTTCCTGTCCGCGGAACTCGGAGAGTTCATCCGAGTTCGTCCGCCTGAACAGCGAGTCGACGAAAACTGGTATCAGGGAACAGCGGACGCCCTGTATCAAAACATCTATGCGATTGAACAACAGCGGCCCTCTCACGTGTTGATCCTGAGTGGAGACCACATCTACCGGATGAATTACTCAGGCTTCGTGCATGATCACATGCAGTCGGAGGCAGAGTGTACGGTCGCCTGTCTGCCTGTGCTGTGTCGGGACGGACGGCGTTTTGGAGTTATGCAGGCTGATGATTCGGGCCGGATCCTCAGTTTTCGTGAGAAGCCGGATAATCCGGACCCGATTGTTGGTGATCCGTCCCGATGTCTGGCGTCGATGGGTATTTACTTGTTCCGCACGGAATTTCTGTTTGAGCGACTTTGCGAAGATGCCAACAGGCTTGGCAGCCATCGAGACTTTGGCAAGGACATTATTCCTTCGATCATTGATGAACATGTGGTTCGGGCGTGGTCGTTTGTCGATTCGAACACCGGTGATTCTGCGTACTGGAAAGATGTTGGCACGATTGATTCATACTATGAAGCCAGTATGGATCTGATCAGCGTCCATCCAAAACTGAATCTGTATGATCCAGCCTGGCCGTTTCGGTCAGCACAACCGCCGCTTCCACCTCCGAAGTTTGTTTTCAATGACGACACCAGCGGACTTCCACGGGTGGGACGGGCGACAGACAGTATGGTGTGCGCCGGATCAGTGATTTCGGGAGGTATGGTTGATCGGTGCATTATTGGCCCGCGGGTGCGAGTCAACAGTTATGCTGAAGTCAAGGATTCGATCCTTTACGGAGATGTCCATATCGGGCGGTATTGCCGCGTTCGTCGGGCAATCATCGACAAGGGTGTTCAGATTCCCGAAAACACTCGGATCGGTTACGACGCTGAGGAAGATCGTGCAAATAACCTGACGATCAGCGATTCGGGAATCGTCATTGTGCCGCAAAATGCTAAGTTTCGCCGTCCCGGTACCTCTGCGTCGGTCAAAGAGCCTCATCTGCTGAGAAACGAATCTCGTGTTCCGAAACGAGTCCGGGGCTGTGGTCACGACCAGTAA
- a CDS encoding MATE family efflux transporter, whose product MSDSSITTCRKDGALKTHQILHGHLGQRILILALPTLLQQLLTFCVALFDTWLSGRIDAAATAAIGMAAYIGWLAGLVVSTICIGTTAIVARHLGAGEPEQANRVMHTALIVGQLVSLGMSAFLYVMAPVFVMAFALEGPTAVVGLNYLRMDAIGHVLSGIVFVGAAALRGSGDMARPMLVLGTINVLNIILSCCFVYGIGPESPISAATDWLPAFGVYGIAAGTVGARLAGGLMMACVLLSGSGALRFRPGLMRPDSQIIRRLVSLGGYAAADNLINWLGQFSFLIIIRNVTGMPFSADVIFAAHMVGLQVEAITYLPAIAWGQSAAAITGQCLGARKIRRAFRAGIVATLQCCVLGVIVTVVFFWGAETIYLAMHSDPQITSVGAEPFRAMALFQIPLIVFLVLKFALHGAGDTQWPMIATITGTICLRLPLAWFLGVHLGMGLIGAWTGMFVDVTLRAALLLWRYLGRSWLRKRV is encoded by the coding sequence TTGTCAGACAGCAGTATAACGACCTGCCGCAAAGACGGTGCACTGAAAACCCATCAGATCCTGCACGGTCATCTTGGGCAAAGGATACTTATCCTGGCACTGCCGACTCTGCTGCAGCAGTTGCTCACTTTCTGTGTGGCACTCTTCGACACGTGGCTCAGCGGACGAATCGATGCAGCCGCGACAGCCGCTATCGGCATGGCGGCTTACATTGGCTGGCTGGCAGGTCTGGTGGTGAGCACAATCTGTATCGGCACAACAGCGATCGTCGCGCGACATTTAGGAGCGGGCGAGCCAGAGCAGGCCAATCGTGTCATGCACACTGCCTTGATTGTCGGCCAGTTGGTCAGCCTGGGAATGTCGGCGTTTCTGTATGTGATGGCTCCGGTATTCGTCATGGCATTTGCGCTGGAGGGGCCGACGGCTGTGGTTGGTCTGAATTACCTGAGAATGGATGCGATCGGTCATGTTCTCTCCGGAATCGTATTCGTTGGAGCAGCAGCGCTTCGCGGATCCGGTGATATGGCGAGACCCATGTTAGTTCTTGGAACGATTAATGTTCTGAACATCATTCTTTCCTGCTGCTTTGTTTACGGAATTGGTCCCGAGAGTCCGATCTCTGCCGCGACCGACTGGCTGCCGGCGTTCGGTGTGTACGGGATCGCAGCAGGAACAGTCGGTGCCAGACTCGCCGGCGGTTTGATGATGGCCTGCGTCCTGCTGTCGGGAAGCGGTGCTCTTCGATTTCGGCCGGGACTCATGCGTCCGGACTCACAAATCATCCGGCGGCTTGTCAGTCTGGGGGGATACGCAGCAGCCGACAATTTGATCAACTGGCTGGGGCAGTTCAGTTTTTTGATCATCATCCGCAATGTAACAGGAATGCCGTTTTCCGCCGACGTAATCTTTGCAGCACACATGGTAGGACTGCAGGTGGAAGCCATCACTTATCTTCCGGCAATTGCCTGGGGACAGTCGGCTGCGGCAATTACCGGTCAGTGTCTGGGAGCTCGAAAAATTCGTCGGGCTTTTCGGGCCGGCATTGTGGCCACCCTCCAGTGCTGTGTTCTGGGAGTGATTGTTACGGTTGTTTTTTTCTGGGGGGCGGAAACGATCTATCTCGCAATGCACAGTGATCCTCAAATTACCTCAGTGGGCGCAGAACCGTTTCGAGCGATGGCACTGTTTCAGATCCCTCTGATTGTGTTTCTGGTGCTGAAATTCGCTCTGCACGGCGCGGGAGATACACAGTGGCCGATGATCGCCACAATTACCGGTACCATTTGTCTGCGGCTGCCGCTGGCGTGGTTCCTGGGCGTTCATCTCGGAATGGGACTGATTGGGGCGTGGACGGGGATGTTTGTCGATGTCACATTGCGTGCGGCACTACTGTTATGGCGTTATCTGGGCCGCAGCTGGCTGCGAAAACGGGTCTGA